In the Synergistaceae bacterium genome, one interval contains:
- a CDS encoding (Fe-S)-binding protein produces the protein MDMFFAAGKILRRSTGKSRIVFFPGCSLSGYNPDYVFMTRDYLRKNLGNCGILTACCAKPLKLIGDSKTFTRRIESVKHELDTMNAEIIITACQNCYNILRKYDTKRKILSLWPLMQRFGLDEKLHNKFSGLEASIQDSCVSTPEIRKSVREILNFLGVNVREFAKIKCCGGNQTLTSCDSRYGRECMRKRANESPCNVIISYCASCRSSMSIDGTHKSIYLLDLIFGNGESSDVKSNFLNRFITANKVKE, from the coding sequence ATGGATATGTTTTTTGCGGCCGGTAAAATTTTAAGGCGTTCAACAGGGAAATCTCGAATCGTTTTTTTTCCGGGGTGCAGCTTGTCGGGTTATAATCCTGATTATGTTTTCATGACGCGTGATTATTTGCGTAAAAATTTGGGTAATTGCGGAATATTGACGGCCTGTTGTGCGAAACCTTTAAAGCTGATAGGAGACTCGAAAACTTTTACGCGCCGAATCGAAAGTGTTAAACATGAGCTAGACACTATGAACGCTGAAATAATTATTACAGCCTGCCAGAATTGCTATAATATTTTGCGTAAATATGACACAAAGCGAAAAATTTTATCGTTATGGCCGTTAATGCAGAGATTCGGACTTGATGAAAAATTACATAATAAATTTTCAGGTCTTGAGGCAAGTATACAGGACTCGTGCGTCAGTACTCCTGAAATTAGAAAAAGTGTGCGCGAGATATTAAATTTTCTGGGCGTTAATGTCCGTGAGTTTGCAAAAATTAAGTGCTGCGGAGGAAATCAGACTCTAACGTCATGTGATTCGCGTTATGGCCGTGAGTGCATGAGAAAACGTGCAAATGAGTCGCCTTGTAATGTGATAATATCTTATTGTGCGTCGTGCAGGTCTTCTATGAGCATTGACGGAACACACAAGAGCATTTATTTACTTGATTTAATTTTCGGGAACGGTGAGTCATCGGATGTAAAATCTAATTTCTTGAATCGCTTTATTACAGCAAATAAAGTAAAGGAGTAA
- a CDS encoding carboxymuconolactone decarboxylase family protein translates to METYYNPEDLEKFATMGEFAPDLWEKFMSYYGAVFESGALTKREKALIALAVAHAVQCPYCIDAYTQSCLENGVNEEQMTEAIHVACALRGGASLVHGVQMKNIAKRLSM, encoded by the coding sequence ATGGAAACGTATTATAACCCTGAAGATTTAGAAAAATTTGCAACAATGGGAGAATTTGCGCCGGACTTATGGGAAAAATTTATGTCATATTACGGTGCAGTCTTTGAGTCGGGAGCACTCACAAAACGCGAGAAAGCATTAATTGCCTTAGCCGTAGCTCATGCCGTGCAGTGTCCTTATTGTATTGACGCTTACACACAAAGCTGCTTAGAAAACGGAGTCAACGAAGAACAAATGACCGAAGCAATTCACGTAGCCTGCGCATTAAGGGGAGGAGCGTCCCTCGTTCACGGCGTGCAGATGAAAAATATCGCGAAGAGGTTATCAATGTGA
- the arsS gene encoding arsenosugar biosynthesis radical SAM protein ArsS (Some members of this family are selenoproteins.) has protein sequence MIDNPALKFTAGKLRVLQVNIGSLCNLACKHCHVNAGSNRTEIMTRETMQHILRVLNNFETLDITGGAPEMNPDFKYLVDEAAKTGIHVIVRSNLVILTQKGYEDLPKFFADRNIEIAASLPYYSENDCDRQRGAGTFKAAITALKNLNSLGYGINENLPLDLVYNPGGAFLPPDQSELENEYRLHLRKNYGVEFTHLFAITNNPIGRFGDFLRRTNNFDRYMKRLYDAFNPSALENMMCRFQLSVGWDGKLYDCDFNQPLGLTINGPQNISELNEIHSREIKFANHCYACTAGSGSSCGGTTA, from the coding sequence ATGATTGATAATCCCGCGCTGAAATTTACGGCCGGGAAATTAAGAGTCCTTCAAGTCAATATCGGGAGCTTATGTAATCTCGCCTGCAAGCACTGTCATGTAAACGCAGGATCTAACAGAACTGAAATAATGACTCGCGAAACAATGCAGCATATTTTAAGAGTGCTAAATAATTTCGAGACTCTCGACATTACCGGCGGTGCTCCTGAAATGAATCCAGATTTTAAATATTTAGTCGATGAAGCTGCTAAAACGGGGATTCATGTTATTGTAAGAAGTAATTTAGTCATTCTCACTCAAAAAGGTTATGAAGATCTTCCGAAATTTTTTGCTGACAGAAATATCGAAATCGCTGCATCATTGCCATATTACTCCGAAAATGACTGCGACAGACAAAGGGGCGCGGGAACGTTCAAAGCCGCAATTACAGCACTGAAAAATTTAAATTCTCTCGGTTACGGCATAAATGAAAATTTACCGCTTGACTTAGTCTATAATCCTGGAGGAGCTTTCCTGCCCCCTGATCAAAGCGAATTAGAGAATGAATACAGACTCCATTTGCGAAAAAATTACGGGGTCGAATTTACCCATTTATTTGCGATAACTAATAATCCGATCGGGCGGTTCGGCGATTTCTTGAGGCGCACTAACAATTTTGACAGGTACATGAAGAGACTTTATGACGCGTTCAACCCTTCAGCACTTGAAAATATGATGTGCAGATTTCAACTTTCTGTAGGCTGGGACGGAAAATTATACGACTGCGATTTTAATCAGCCATTAGGACTCACAATTAACGGCCCGCAAAATATCAGCGAGCTAAACGAGATTCACAGCAGAGAAATAAAATTTGCTAACCATTGTTACGCCTGCACAGCTGGGAGCGGGTCAAGCTGCGGAGGTACAACGGCATAA
- a CDS encoding TIGR04283 family arsenosugar biosynthesis glycosyltransferase, whose protein sequence is MKVSIIVPVLNESERIGKLISSLMNLNGSKEIIISDGGSTDGTLYKLEKFCDITIINAPSGRAAQMNAGADKSTGDILFFLHADSVVSPSCIQDIINAVKNGFDGGFFKLYFYDADDKFMNFIARTSHTRAKNFSLIFGDQGLFLRRDIFMSLGGFAKVDLMEDWEISRRLRKFKICALDSLIGTSARRYIENGRFKTWLKMNIIKTLYIMGVSTKILRRIYDGR, encoded by the coding sequence ATGAAAGTCTCAATAATAGTCCCTGTCCTTAACGAGTCAGAAAGAATCGGGAAATTAATTAGTTCGCTCATGAATCTTAACGGCAGCAAAGAAATTATCATATCCGACGGAGGCAGCACAGACGGAACACTTTATAAGCTCGAAAAATTTTGCGACATAACAATTATAAATGCTCCTTCAGGCCGTGCAGCTCAAATGAACGCGGGCGCAGATAAATCAACGGGAGATATTTTATTTTTTCTTCACGCTGACTCTGTTGTATCGCCTTCCTGCATTCAAGATATAATCAACGCGGTTAAAAACGGTTTTGACGGGGGATTCTTCAAATTATATTTCTATGATGCTGATGATAAATTTATGAACTTTATCGCAAGGACTTCACACACGAGAGCAAAAAATTTCAGTTTGATATTTGGGGATCAGGGGCTATTTTTGAGGCGTGATATTTTCATGAGTCTGGGAGGTTTTGCAAAAGTTGATTTAATGGAGGATTGGGAGATTTCGCGGAGACTCAGAAAATTTAAAATTTGTGCGCTTGATAGTTTAATCGGGACTTCTGCGAGACGTTATATCGAAAACGGGCGGTTTAAAACGTGGCTGAAGATGAATATAATCAAGACTCTTTACATAATGGGAGTATCAACTAAAATTTTGAGGCGCATTTATGACGGCAGATAA